A region from the Pirellulales bacterium genome encodes:
- the aroF gene encoding 3-deoxy-7-phosphoheptulonate synthase, with the protein MNQDATADQVNHMVERITNLGLKPHVLHGVERTVVAAIGPERDGLKESLESGVGVAEVLPILAPYKIASREVKAEPTVVRAGGLTVGGGTIGVIAGPCSVETEEQLLSTARACKAAGATALRGGAFKPRTSPYSFQGLKEDGLKMLAAARQETGLAVVTEVMATEDVALVARYTDVLQVGARNMQNYRLLEAVGKGGKPVLLKRGPSATMEELLLAAEYILDAGNPDVMLCERGIRTFESHTRFTLPLATVAYLHAKTHLPVVVDPSHGTGHTYLVPRMAAASVAAGADGLILEVHPDPENALSDGYQSLNFKQFAETMALCRKVAGALGQKM; encoded by the coding sequence ATGAATCAAGATGCCACAGCGGACCAGGTGAACCATATGGTCGAGCGCATTACGAATCTCGGTTTGAAGCCGCATGTGTTGCACGGTGTCGAGCGCACCGTCGTGGCGGCCATCGGGCCGGAGCGCGATGGCTTGAAGGAATCGTTGGAAAGTGGGGTGGGCGTGGCCGAAGTGCTGCCGATCCTCGCGCCTTACAAGATTGCCAGCCGCGAAGTGAAGGCCGAACCCACGGTGGTGCGCGCTGGCGGCCTGACCGTGGGCGGCGGTACGATCGGCGTGATCGCGGGTCCCTGTTCGGTCGAGACCGAAGAGCAATTGCTTTCGACCGCGCGGGCTTGTAAGGCGGCCGGCGCCACGGCGCTGCGCGGCGGCGCGTTCAAACCCCGCACGAGCCCCTACAGCTTCCAAGGCCTGAAAGAGGACGGCCTGAAGATGCTGGCCGCGGCGCGCCAGGAAACCGGTTTGGCCGTCGTCACCGAAGTGATGGCCACCGAGGACGTGGCGCTCGTGGCGCGCTACACCGACGTGCTGCAAGTCGGCGCGCGCAACATGCAGAACTACCGCTTGCTGGAAGCGGTGGGCAAAGGGGGTAAGCCGGTGCTGCTCAAGCGCGGCCCGAGCGCCACGATGGAAGAATTGCTGCTGGCGGCCGAATACATTCTCGACGCCGGTAATCCGGATGTGATGTTGTGCGAGCGCGGCATCCGCACGTTCGAATCGCACACGCGCTTCACGCTGCCGCTGGCGACGGTGGCCTATCTGCACGCTAAGACGCACCTGCCCGTGGTGGTCGATCCCAGCCATGGCACCGGTCACACCTACCTGGTGCCGCGTATGGCCGCGGCCAGCGTGGCGGCGGGCGCCGACGGACTGATTCTGGAGGTACACCCCGATCCGGAGAACGCGCTTTCCGACGGCTATCAATCGCTTAACTTCAAACAGTTCGCCGAAACGATGGCCCTGTGCCGGAAGGTGGCCGGCGCGCTGGGGCAAAAGATGTAA